The Streptomyces sp. NBC_00335 DNA window CCTCTTCGGTCAGCGAGGGGCGCTGAGCGATAAGCATGTGGATTCCTTCATTCGTGGACGCCCACTATTTGACGCCCGACGGAGTGCAGCACGGGGCTGCTCACACGTGACACTACGAACTACAAGGGTACGGGCGGTACGTCCCCCGCGAGGGGTTCGTACCGCCCGGACACTCAAAGACGCACAGGCGCGAAGCCCGGCGTCGCCGAATCAGACGCGGCGACGCTTGGGCGGACGGCAGCCGTTGTGCGGGGTGGGGGTGACGTCCTGGATCGAGCCGACCTCGAGGCCAGTGGCCTGGAGGGAGCGGATCGCGGTCTCACGGCCGGAGCCGGGACCCTTGACGAAGACGTCGACCTTGCGCATGCCGTGCTCCTGCGCGCGACGGGCGGCCGACTCGGCGGCCATCTGCGCGGCGAAGGGGGTGGACTTGCGCGAGCCCTTGAAGCCGACGTGGCCGGCGGAGGCCCAGGAGATCACGTTGCCCGCGGGGTCCGTGATCGAAACGATGGTGTTGTTGAACGTGCTCTTGATGTGGGCGTGCCCATGAGCGACGTTCTTCTTTTCCTTGCGGCGCACCTTCTTGGCAGCGCCCTGACGACCCTTGGGGGGCATCTAAATCTCCTACGGGAGGTGGTCGGTCCTACAGCGCAAGACCGCTGAACAGGACTACTTCTTGCCCGGCTTCTTCTTACCGGCGATCGCGCGACGCGGACCCTTGCGGGTACGAGCGTTCGTGCTGGTGCGCTGACCGTGCACGGGCAGGCCACGACGGTGGCGAACACCCTGGTAGCACTGGATCTCGACCTTGCGACGGATGTCGGCCTGGATCTCGCGGCGGAGGTCACCCTCGGTGCGGAGGTTGGCGTCCACGTACTCGCGGATCTTGACCAGGTCCTCTTCGGCCAGGTCACGAACGCGGGTGTCGGGGTTCACACCGGTGGCCGCAAGGATTTCCTTGGACCGGGTGCGACCGACACCGAAGACGTAGGTAAGTGCGATCTCCACACGCTTTTCGCGCGGGATGTCAACACCGGAAACGCGTGCCATTCAATGGCTCCTGTGTGTTCGGGGGTCTTCCGCAGAACCGAACCCCGACCGCCGACCACACCTGCTGGGTGGTGGTACGCCCGGGTCCCCGGCCCCCGCCGGAGGTGCCGCCGGTCCTGGTCAGGACTGGGCGGGTTCTGCGTATGTACGTTTTCTTACGTCGCGCGAAGAACTGCGTAGTGCAGGTCGGTCGGCGTGCGTCAGCCCTGGCGCTGCTTGTGGCGCAGGTTGTCGCAGATGACCATGACCCGACCGTGACGGCGGATCACCTTGCACTTGTCGCAGATCTTCTTGACGCTCGGCTTGACCTTCATGTTGGTGAGGTTCTCCGGGTCAGTGCCACCACCCACGCCGGGACAAGACGTCCGGACAGGAGTGAAAGCAAGATCTACTTGTATCGGTAGACGATCCGGCCACGCGTCAGGTCGTACGGAGAGAGCTCCACGACAACCCGGTCATCAGGAAGGATGCGGATGTAGTGCATGCGCATCTTGCCGCTGATGTGCGCGAGGACCTTGTGACCGTTCTGGAGTTCCACCTTGAACATCGCGTTCGGGAGGGACTCGATCACGGTGCCCTCGATTTCGATGGCACCTTGCTTCTTGGCCACGCTTCGCCTTTCGAATCGGCTACCTTGATCAGCTCCCCGCCTTCGCATGAGGACATGCGGGTGCAAAGGAGCCGACGAGTCAGTCTACGTCAGGGCCTTCCGAAAGACGAATCCGGAAAGTGTGCCCTACAGGATAGATCATCAATCCTGCCCATACCGGTCGGCCCACCGGCTTGTGCGTCAGCCCAACGGGTCCGGCGCCGTGCTCACGCCGTACTCCGCCAGCTTCGCCTTGCCGCAGTCCGGGGAGGTGAGGACGATCGGCCCCTCCTCGGTCAGGGCGATGGAGTGCTCCCAGTGCGAGGACCAGGTGCCGTCCGTGGTGATGACCGTCCAGTCGTCCGCCAGGACCTCCGTCTGGGCGGTGCCCAGGGAGACCATCGGCTCGATCGCCAGGCACAGGCCCGGCACGAGCTTGATGCCCTTGCCCCGCTTGCGCGAGACGTAGTTCAGCAGGTGCGGGTCCATGTGCATCTCGGAACCGATGCCGTGGCCGCCGTAGTCCTCGATGATCCCGAACTTGCCGAGGCTGTGCTCACCCGTGGTCGGGCGCGGCTGCCGCTTGATGTAGGTCTCGATCGCCTTCGAGATGTCCACGAGGCGGTTGCCGAGCTTCATGGCGGCGATACCGGCCCACATGGACTCCTCGGTCACCCGGGAGAGCTCCACGAGCTCAGGGGCGTGCCCAGAGCCCACGAAGGCGGTGTACGCGGCATCGCCGTGCCAGCCGTCCACGATCGCGCCGGCGTCGATCGAGATGATGTCGCCGTCCTTGAGGACCGTCTTGTCGTCGGGGATGCCGTGGACCACGACCTCGTTGACCGAGGTGCAGATGGTCGCGGGGAACCCGCCGTACCCGAGGAAGTTCGACTTGGCACCGGCGTCCGCGATCACCTTGCGGGCCACCATGTCCAGATCCCGCGTCGTGGCGCCCGGCACGGCCGCCTCACGGGTCGCCGCGTGGATCGCCGCGACGACCAGCCCCGCCTCGCGCATCTTCGCGATCTGCTCGGGGGTCTTGATCTGCACCATGGACGGGCCTTCCACCTTCGGATTCGGGGTCATGTCAACAGTAAGGCCGCGGCGTCCCGAGGACACCGCGGCCTTGTCTGCACTACGTACTGCGCACTGCGCGGGGACTACTTCTTCAGGGCGTCCATCGCGCGCTGCGTGACGTCCTTGACCTCACCGAGGGCCGGGATCGTCGACACGAGGCCCTGGGCCTTGTAGTAGTCGATGATCGGCTCGGTCTGGGTGTGGTAGACGTCCAGGCGGTTGCGGACCGCGTCCTCGGACTGGTCCTCGCGCACGTACAGCTCGCCGCCGCAGATGTCGCAGACACCCTCGACCTTGGGCGGCTGGTACGCGATGTGGAAGACGTGCCCGCCGTCGTTGCGGCAGGTGCGCCGGCCGGCGAGGCGCTTGACGACCTCGTCCTCCTCGACCTCCAGGTCCAGGACGGCGTCGAGGTTCATGCCCTCGGCCTTCAGCATCACGTCGAGGGCTTCCGCCTGGGACACGTTGCGCGGGAACCCGTCGAGCAGGAAACCGCCGGCGGCGTCCTCCTGCTCCATGCGGTCCTTCGCCATGCCGATGGTGATCTCGTCCGGGACGAGGTCACCCGCGTCCATGAACGCCTTCGCGCGACGGCCGAGCTCGGTGCCCTGGCTGATGTTGGCCCGGAACAGGTCGCCCGTGGAGATGTGCGGGATCGACAAGGTCTTGGCAAGCACAGTCGCCTGCGTTCCCTTGCCCGCGCCCGGCGGGCCGACGAGGACGATTCGCATCAGCGGAGGAACCCTTCGTAATTACGCTGCTGGAGCTGGCTCTCGATCTGCTTCACGGTTTCCAGACCCACACCCACGATGATCAGGATGCTCGTCCCGCCGAACGGGAAGTTCTGGTTCGCTCCGAAGCCGGCCAACGCCATCGTCGGCACAAGAGCGATCAACCCCAGGTACAGCGACCCAGGCCACGTGATCCGGTTGAGTACGTAGCTCAGGTACTCGGCGGTGGGCCGGCCGGCGCGGATGCCCGGAATGAACCCACCATACTTCTTCATGTTGTCTGCAACTTCCTCGGGGTTGAACGAGATCGCCACGTAGAAGAACGCGAAGAAGACGATCAGGAGGAAGTAGGTCGCGATGTAGTACGGGTGGTCACCCTTGACGAAGTGCTTCTGGATCCAGGTGGCCCAGCCGGCGGTGGAACCGCTGAACTGCACGACCAGTGCCGGGATGTAGAGCAGCGACGAGGCGAAGATGACGGGGATGATGCCCGCCTGGTTCACCTTGAGCGGGATGTAGGTCGAGGTACCGCCGTACGCACGGCGGCCGATCATGCGCTTCGCGTACTGGACCGGGATCCGGCGCTGCGCCTGCTCGACGAAGACCACCAGGCCCACCATCGCGAGGCCGACCAGCATGACCACGCCGAACTCGACCCAGCCGTCCGCGATCTTGCCCTGCTCCTTGATGGCCCACAGGGATCCGATGAAGCCCGCGGCGATCGAGATGAACATCAGGATCGACATGCCGTTGCCGATGCCCCGGTCGGTGATGAGCTCACCGAGCCACATGACGACACAGGTGCCGGCGGTCATGGTGAGCACCATGACGACGGTGGTGAAGATCGACCGGTCCGGCACGATCTGACTCGCGACCGAGCAGTTCTGGAAGAGGGCGCCGCTGCGGGCGGTGGCGACGAGGCCGGTGCCCTGCAGGATCGCCAGCGCGACCGTCAGATAGCGCGTGTACTGCGTGATCTTCGACGTGCCGGCCTGGCCCTCTTTCTTGAGGGTCTCCAGCTTCGGAATGACCACGGTCAGCAGCTGCAAGATGATGCTCGCCGTGATGTACGGCATGATGCCGAGCGCGAAGATCGTGATCTGCAGCAGCGCACCGCCACTGAACATGTTGACCAGACCGAAGAGCCCGCCGTTCTGGCCGGACGCCTGATCAACACAGATCTGGACGTTCGTATAGCTCACGCCGGGTACGGGAACGTGGGACCCGAGCCGGAACAGCACGATGATGCCGAGCGTGAAGAGCAGTTTCTTGCGCAGGTCGGGCGTCTTGAACGCCCGGGCGAACGCGGTTAGCACGGTGCCTCCTGCGACCCCCGCGCTACTGCGTCAGAGGTGACGGTCTGAGGGATCGACGAATGTGTACAAGCAAAGGTGCAGGCCACCTTACCGGCGTCTGCACCTTCCATGGAACGACCAACCGGGGATGCCCCATATGTGAGGCACCCCCGGTCGGGTTTCTAGCTATTTGTCACTGAGTTCGTCTTAGACGAGCTCGGTCACAGAGCCACCAGCGGCGGCAATCTTCTCCTTGGCGGAGCCGGAAACGGCGTCAACCGAAACCTGCAGCGCCACGGAGATCTCGCCCTGGCCCAGGACCTTGACGAGGCTGTTCTTGCGAACCGCGCCCTTGGCGACCAGGTCGGCCACCGTGACTTCTCCACCCTCGGGGTAGAGAGCGCCGAGCTTGTCCAGGTTCACGACCTGGAACTCGGTGCGGAACGGGTTCTTGAAGCCCTTGAGCTTCGGCAGACGCATGTGGAGGGGCATCTGCCCACCCTCGAAGCGCTGCGGGATCTGGTAACGGGCCTTCTGGCCCTTCGTACCACGACCGGCCGTCTTACCCTTCGACGCCTCACCACGACCGACACGGGTCTTCGCGGTCTTGGCGCCGGGGGCGGGACGGAGGTTGTGGGCCTTCAGCGGGCTGCTCTCAGCCATGTTAGTCAACCTCCTCAACCGTCACGAGGTGGCGGACGGTGTGAACCATTCCGCGGAACTCGGGGCGGTCCTCCTTGACGACGACGTCGTTCAGGCGCTTGAGCCCGAGCGAACGCAGCGTGTCGCGGTGGTTCTGCTTGCTGCCGATGTACGACTTGATCTGCGTGACCTTGAGGCGAGCCATTACGCACCCGCCCCAGCACGTGCACGGAGCAGAGCCGCGGGAGCGACGTCCTCGAGGGGCAGACCACGGCGAGCCGCGATCTCCTCGGGACGCTGCAGGCCCTTGAGGGCCGCCACGGTCGCGTGCACGATGTTGATCGCGTTGGAAGAACCAAGCGACTTCGACAGGATGTCGTGAACGCCGGCGCACTCCAGAACGGCGCGCACCGGGCCACCGGCGATAACACCGGTACCGGGGGCGGCCGGCTTCAGCAGCACGACGCCCGCGGCACGCTCACCCGTGATCGGGTGAGGGATGGTGCCCTGGATGCGCGGAACCTTGAAGAAGGACTTCTTGGCTTCCTCGACACCCTTGGCAATGGCCGCGGGAACTTCCTTGGCCTTGCCGTAACCGACACCTACAGTGCCGTCACCGTCGCCCACCACGACCAGCGCGGTGAAGCTGAAGCGGCGACCACCCTTGACAACCTTGGCGACGCGGTTGATCGCGACAACGCGCTCAACGTAAGCGGTCTTCTCGGCGGCAGGGCCACCGTCGCGACCCTTCCGGTCCCGCCGCTCGCCGCCACCGGCACCGCTTCCGCGGCGCTGGGGTCCAGCCATTGGATTACCTCTCTCTGTTACGTCCGTGAGTCCCGGAAAACGGGGCTTAGAACTTCAGCCCGGCTTCGCGGGCGGCGTCAGCCAGAGCGGCAATGCGCCCGGCGTATCGGTTGCCACCGCGGTCGAACACGACGGTCTCGACACCCGCGGCCTTGGCACGCTCGGCGACGAGTGCGCCGACGGCCTGGGCCTGCGAGCTCTTGTCGCCTTCGCCACCACGGATCGAAGCGTCCAGGGTCGACGCCGACGCCAGGGTGTGACCCTGGAGGTCGTCGATGACCTGAGCAACGATGTTGCGGTTGGAACGCGTCACGACGAGGCGCGGACGCTCCGCCGTACCCGAGACGTTCTTGCGGATGCGGATGTGGCGGCGGGCCTTGGCGGCACGCTTGTACGCGTCGCCCTTGGCGATCTTTACACCGTATGCCATGGCTACTTACCAGCCTTTCCGACCTTGCGGCGGATGACTTCGCCGGCGTACTTGACACCCTTGGCCTTGTACGGGTCGGGCTTCCGCAGCTTGCGGATGTTGGCGGCGACCTCGCCGACCTTCTGCTTGTCGATGCCCTCGACCGAGAACTTGGTGGGCGACTCGACCTTGAAGGAGATGCCCTCGGGCGCCTCAATCAGGATCGGGTGGCTGTAGCCAAGCTGGAACTCCAGGTTGGAGCCCTTCGCGGCGACGCGGTAACCGACACCGCTGATCTCAAGAGCCTTGACGTAACCCGTGGTCACGCCGGTGATCATGTTCGCCACCAGCGTGCGGGACAGGCCGTGCAGGGCCTTGTTCTGACGCTCGTCGTTGGGGCGGGTGACGTTGAGAACGCCGTCCTCACCCTTGACGATCTCGATCGGCGCCTTGACGGTGAGCGCGAGGGAACCCTTGGGGCCCTTCACAGCCACTGCCTGGCCGTCGATGGTGACGTCCACACCGGCGGGAACCTGGATGGGGAGCTTGCCGATTCGCGACATTGCTTTTCCTCCGTTCCCGACTACCAGACGTAGGCGAGGACTTCCCCACCTACGCCCTTCTTGCCTGCCTGCTGGCCGGTGAGCAGACCGTGGGACGTGGAGATGATCGCCACGCCCAGGCCGCCGAGCACCTTCGGCAGGTTGGTGGACTTTGCGTACACACGCAGACCGGGCTTCGAGATCCGCTTGATGCCCGCAATGGAGCGCTCGCGGTTCGGGCCGAACTTCAGCTCGAGGACGAGGTTCTTGCCGACCTCGGCGTCCTCGACCTTCCAGCCGGTGATGAAACCCTCCTGCTTGAGGATTTCTGCGATGTGCGACTTGATCTTGCTGTGCGGCATCACGACGGAGTCGTGGTACGCCGAGTTAGCGTTACGCAGACGCGTGAGCATGTCTGCGATCGGGTCAGTCATGGTCATGAAGTGGCCTTCGGCCTCTCTCGCCGGGGTTTCCTGTATGCGCCATCCCTCTCCCCACTCAGTGGCGGGACGGGTGCGGTGCGGGGACCTACGGCGTAGTAAGTCGTTATGGGCGGCGGACGCCCAACCACACAAGCCTAAGGCATGCGCGGCCGGGCACCCGCCGACCAGATGCTTACCGAGAGTGCCTGGAAGTTCCCAAGTCCTTGCGGACGAGAGGGAATTACCAGGAGCTCTTGGTCACGCCCGGCAGCTCGCCACGGTGAGCCATCTCACGAAGGCAGACGCGGCACAGGCCGAACTTGCGGTACACGGAGTGGGGGCGACCGCAGCGCTGGCAGCGGGTGTACGCACGCACACCGAACTTGGGCTTGCGGGCAGCCTTCGCGATGAGAGCCTTCTTCGCCATCTCGCTTACGCCTCCTTGAAGGGGAAGCCGAGGTGACGAAGGAGGGCGCGGCCCTCGTCGTCGTTGGTCGCCGTGGTAACCACGGTGATGTCCATACCCCGGGTACGGTCGATCTTGTCCTGGTCGATCTCGTGGAACATGACCTGCTCCGTGAGACCGAAGGTGTAGTTGCCACGGCCGTCGAACTGCTTCGGCGACAGACCACGGAAGTCACGGATACGCGGCAGCGCGAGCGACAGCGTACGGTCCAGGAACTCCCACATGCGGTCACCACGGAGGGTGACGTGGCAGCCGATCGGCTGACCCTCGCGCAGCTTGAACTGCGCGATGGACTTGCGGGCCTTCGTGACGGCCGGCTTCTGACCGGTGATCGTCGTCAGGTCCTTGATGGCGCCGTCGATCAGCTTGGAGTCGCGGGCGGCGTCGCCCACACCCATGTTGACCACGATCTTCACGAGGCCGGGAATCTGCATGACGTTCTCGTAAGAGAACTCTTCACGCAGCTTGCCCGCGATGTCCTCGCGGTACTTCGTCTTGAGACGCGGAGTGGTAGCCATCAGATGTCCTCACCCGTCCGCTTGGCAACGCGGATCTTGTTGCCCTCGTCATCGAAGCGGAAACCGACGCGGGTAACGACCTTCTGGCCGTCCTTCTCCACAACCAGCTGAACGTTGCTGACGTGGATCGGCGCCTCGGTGATCACGATGCCACCGGTCTGCGAGCCACCAGCGGTCTGGCCGGCCTTGGTGTGCTTCTTGACCCGGTTGACACCCTCGACGAGGACGCGGTTCTCAGTAGGGATGGCCAGAATGACCTTGCCCTGCTTGCCCTTGTCCTTACCGGTGATGACCTGAACCAGGTCGCCCTTCTTGATCTTCATGCTTACAGCACCTCCGGCGCGAGCGAGATGATCTTCATGAACTTCTTCTCGCGCAGCTCACGGCCCACCGGGCCGAAGATACGGGTGCCGCGAGGGTCGCCGTCGTTCTTCAGAATGACGGCGGCGTTCTCGTCGAAGCGGATGTACGAGCCGTCCTGGCGGCGGCGTTCCTTCACGGTGCGAACGATGACCGCCTTGACGACGTCACCCTTCTTCACGTTGCCACCGGGGATCGCGTCCTTGACGGTGGCAACGATGACGTCACCGATGCCCGCGTAGCGGCGACCGGAACCACCGAGAACACGGATGCAAAGGATCTCCTTGGCACCAGTGTTGTCGGCGACACGCAGTCGCGACTCCTGCTGGATCACGTCTATCTCCTGTTTGTCTGCCGGTTCCCGGCGGGGGCATCACTCCGAAGAGCTACCGCCCCCACCGAGCCTGGCGGAACGAACCTGAGGGGCCCCTGGGCTTGATGCCCAGGGCCTCAGATAATTACTTGGCCTTCTCGAGGATCTCGACGATGCGCCAGCGCTTGCTCGCCGACAGCGGACGCGTCTCCATGATGAGGACGCGGTCGCCGACGCCGGCAGCGTTCTGCTCGTCGTGCGCCTTGAGCTTGTTCGTACGGCGGATGACCTTGCCGTACAGAGCGTGCTTCACGCGGTCCTCGACAGCGACGACGACGGTCTTGTCCATCTTGTCGCTGACGACAAGACCCTCACGGGTCTTGCGGAAGCCGCGGTCAGTCGTCTCAGTCACGTTCTTCTCGCTCATCAGGCGCTCTCCACCGTCTCGATACCGAGCTCACGCTCGTGCATCAGGGTGTAGATGCGAGCGATGTCCTTACGGACGGACTTGAGCCGGCCGTTGTTCTCCAGCTGACCCGTGGCCGCCTGGAAGCGCAGCTTGAACAGCTCTTCCTTGGCCTCGCGCAGCTTGCCAACGAGCTCCTCGTTACCGAGCTCACGCAGCTCGGACGCCTTGGTTCCCGTCGCCATCACGACTCACCTGCCTCGCGCCGAACAATCCGGCACTTCATCGGAAGCTTGTGAGCAGCGCGGGTGAGCGCCTCACGAGCAATCTTCTCGTTCGGGTAGGACAGCTCGAACATGACCCGGCCCGGGTGCACGTTCGCGATCCACCACTCGGGAGAACCCTTACCGGAACCCATGCGGGTCTCGGCAGGCTTCTTCGTCAGGGGACGGTCCGGGTAGATGTTGATCCAGACCTTGCCGCCACGCTTGATGTGGCGGGTCATCGCGATACGAGCCGCCTCGATCTGGCGGTTCGTCACGTAGGCGGGGGTAAGCGCCTGGATGCCGTACTCGCCGAACGAGACCTCAGTACCGCCCTTGGCCATACCGCGGCGCTTCGGGTGGTGCTGCTTGCGGTGCTTGACCCTACGAGGGATCAGCATGTCGGTCAGGCCTCCGTTCCGGTGCTCTCAGCCGGAGCGGCGGCGGGAGCGTCGGCCTTGGGGGCCTCGGCACCAGCAGCCTGCTGCGGCTTGCGGCCACCACGGCCGCCGCGCTCGCCACCACGGCCACCACGGCCGGCGGGACGGTCGCCAGCGCCGGCGGCACCACGGGCCGGGCGGTTACCCGCACGGGCCGCAGCGTTCTCGGCGCGAACCTCGGCGATGTTCTTGACGTCGCCCTTGTAGATCCAGACCTTCACACCGATACGGCCGAAGGTGGTCTTGGCCTCGAAGAAGCCGTAGTCCACGTTCGCGCGGAGGGTGTGCAGCGGCACACGGCCTTCGCGGTAGAACTCGGAGCGGGACATCTCGGCGCCGCCGAGGCGACCGCCACACTGGATCTTGATGCCCTTGGCGCCGGCCTTCATCGTGCCCTGCATGCTCTTACGCATGGCGCGACGGAAGGAGACGCGGGAGGAGAGCTGCTCGGCAACAGCCTGCGCGACCAGCTGAGCGTCGACCTCGGGGTTCTTGACCTCGAGGATGTTCAGCTGGACCTGCTTGCCCGTGAGCTTCTCGAGGTCACCGCGGATGCGGTCGGCCTCGGCGCCACGGCGACCGATGACGATGCCCGGACGAGCGGTGTGGATGTCCACACGCACGCGGTCACGGGTGCGCTCGATCTCAACCTTCGAGATGCCGGCGCGCTCCATGCCGGACGTCATCATCCTGCGGATGGCGACGTCTTCCTTGACGTAGTCCTTGTACAGCTTGTCGGCGTACCAACGCGACTTGAAGTCGGTGGTGATGCCGAGCCGGAACCCGTGCGGGTTTACCTTCTGGCCCATTACCGGGAACCTTCCTTGCTGCTGACGACCACGGTGATGTGGCTGGTCCGCTTGCGGATCCGGTAGGCACGGCCCTGGGCACGCGGACGGAACCGCTTCAGGGTCGGGCCCTCGTCCACGTACGCCTCGCTGATGACCAGCGTGGAGGCGTCCGGGTGGTTGTAGTTGTGTGCGGCGTTGGCGATGGCGCTGTCAAGCACCTTGCCAACCGGCACGCTCGCGGCCTGCGGGGCGAAACGCAGGACCGCCTGAGCCTCCGTGGCATCCATGCCACGGATAAGGTCCACCACTCGGCGGGCCTTCATGGGCGTGACGCGGATGTACCGCGCCTGGGCCCTGGCTTCCATGGTTGTCCCTTCGGTGTAAGTCATAGTCGTAACCACCCCGCCTTTAGCGGCGCTTCGACTTCCGGTCGTCCTTGACGTGGCCGCGGAAGGTGCGAGTCGGCGAGAACTCGCCGAGCTTGTGGCCGACCATCGACTCGGTGACGAACACCGGGACGTGGATCTTGCCGTTGTGCACCGCGATGGTGTGACCCAGCATGGCCGGGATGATCATCGAGCGACGGGACCAGGTCTTGATGACGTTCTTGGTACCGGCTTCGTTCTGTACGTCCACCTTCTTGATGAGGTGTCCGTCGACGAAGGGTCCCTTCTTGAGACTGCGCGGCATCTAAACCCGCTCCTAGCGCTTCTTGTTCGTCTTGCGGCGGCGGACGATGTACTTGCTCGAAGCCTTCTTCGGCGAGCGAGTACGACCCTCCTTCTGACCCCACGGGGAGACCGGGTGACGACCACCGGAGGTCTTACCCTCACCACCACCGTGCGGGTGGTCGACCGGGTTCATCGCGACACCGCGGACGGAGGGGCGAACGCCCTTCCAGCGCATGCGGCCGGCCTTGCCCCAGTTGATGTTCGACTGCTCGGCGTTGCCGACCTCACCGACGGTGGCGCGGCAGCGCGCGTCGACGAGACGGATCTCACCGGACGGCATACGAAGGTGGGCCATGGTGCCCTCCTTCGCCAGCAGCTGCACGGAGGCACCAGCGGAGCGGGCGAACTTGGCGCCGCCACCGGGACGGAGCTCGATCGCGTGGATCGTGGTACCGACCGGGATGTTGCGGAGAGCCAGGTTGTTGCCGGGCTTGATGTCGGCCGTGGGGCCGTTCTCAATCCGGTCGCCCTGCTTCAGGTTCTTCGGCGCAATGATGTAGCGCTTCTCGCCGTCTGCGTAGTGCAGAAGCGCGATGCGCGCAGTGCGGTTGGGGTCGTACTCGATGTGCGCGACCTTGGCCGGCACGCCGTCCTTGTCGTGACGACGGAAGTCGATCACACGGTAGGCGCGCTTGTGGCCGCCACCCTGGTGTCGAACCGTGATCCGACCGGTGTTGTTACGGCCGCCCTTGCTGTGCAGGGGGCGGACCAGCGACTTCTCCGGCGTGGACCGCGTGATCTCGACAAAGTCGGCGACGCTGGAGCCACGACGGCCCGGGGTCGTCGGCTTGTACTTGCGGATACCCATTTCTCAGTCCTCGTCCGATTCCGGACGACTAGACCTCCGTTAGGAGGCCTGGCCGCCGAAGATGTCGATTCGGTCGCCCTCAGCGAGGGTCACGATGGCGCGCTTGGTGTCAGCGCGCTTGCCGAAACCGGTCTTGGTGCGCTTGCGCTTACCCTGACGGTTGATCGTGTTGACCCCGGTGACCTTGACCCCGAAGACCGCCTCGACGGCCTGCTTGATCTGAGTCTTGTTGGAGCCGGGCGCGACGATGAACGTGTACTTGTTCTCGTCCAGCAGCGCGTAGCTCTTCTCCGAGACAACCGGCTTGATCAGCAGGTCGCGCGGGTCGGTGAAGGTCTTGCTGGTAACGGTCGCCTCAGACATCAGGCGTCGCTCCCTTCGGTCTCATCGGCCTTGGGGCCAGACACGAAGGACTCGAAAGCGGCCTGAGTGAAGACCACGTCGTCAGAGACGATCACGTCGTACG harbors:
- the rpmC gene encoding 50S ribosomal protein L29, with product MATGTKASELRELGNEELVGKLREAKEELFKLRFQAATGQLENNGRLKSVRKDIARIYTLMHERELGIETVESA
- the rplP gene encoding 50S ribosomal protein L16, translating into MLIPRRVKHRKQHHPKRRGMAKGGTEVSFGEYGIQALTPAYVTNRQIEAARIAMTRHIKRGGKVWINIYPDRPLTKKPAETRMGSGKGSPEWWIANVHPGRVMFELSYPNEKIAREALTRAAHKLPMKCRIVRREAGES
- the rplB gene encoding 50S ribosomal protein L2 yields the protein MGIRKYKPTTPGRRGSSVADFVEITRSTPEKSLVRPLHSKGGRNNTGRITVRHQGGGHKRAYRVIDFRRHDKDGVPAKVAHIEYDPNRTARIALLHYADGEKRYIIAPKNLKQGDRIENGPTADIKPGNNLALRNIPVGTTIHAIELRPGGGAKFARSAGASVQLLAKEGTMAHLRMPSGEIRLVDARCRATVGEVGNAEQSNINWGKAGRMRWKGVRPSVRGVAMNPVDHPHGGGEGKTSGGRHPVSPWGQKEGRTRSPKKASSKYIVRRRKTNKKR
- the rpsC gene encoding 30S ribosomal protein S3; translation: MGQKVNPHGFRLGITTDFKSRWYADKLYKDYVKEDVAIRRMMTSGMERAGISKVEIERTRDRVRVDIHTARPGIVIGRRGAEADRIRGDLEKLTGKQVQLNILEVKNPEVDAQLVAQAVAEQLSSRVSFRRAMRKSMQGTMKAGAKGIKIQCGGRLGGAEMSRSEFYREGRVPLHTLRANVDYGFFEAKTTFGRIGVKVWIYKGDVKNIAEVRAENAAARAGNRPARGAAGAGDRPAGRGGRGGERGGRGGRKPQQAAGAEAPKADAPAAAPAESTGTEA
- the rplV gene encoding 50S ribosomal protein L22 → MEARAQARYIRVTPMKARRVVDLIRGMDATEAQAVLRFAPQAASVPVGKVLDSAIANAAHNYNHPDASTLVISEAYVDEGPTLKRFRPRAQGRAYRIRKRTSHITVVVSSKEGSR
- the rpsS gene encoding 30S ribosomal protein S19, giving the protein MPRSLKKGPFVDGHLIKKVDVQNEAGTKNVIKTWSRRSMIIPAMLGHTIAVHNGKIHVPVFVTESMVGHKLGEFSPTRTFRGHVKDDRKSKRR
- the rplW gene encoding 50S ribosomal protein L23, whose translation is MSEATVTSKTFTDPRDLLIKPVVSEKSYALLDENKYTFIVAPGSNKTQIKQAVEAVFGVKVTGVNTINRQGKRKRTKTGFGKRADTKRAIVTLAEGDRIDIFGGQAS
- the rplE gene encoding 50S ribosomal protein L5, translating into MATTPRLKTKYREDIAGKLREEFSYENVMQIPGLVKIVVNMGVGDAARDSKLIDGAIKDLTTITGQKPAVTKARKSIAQFKLREGQPIGCHVTLRGDRMWEFLDRTLSLALPRIRDFRGLSPKQFDGRGNYTFGLTEQVMFHEIDQDKIDRTRGMDITVVTTATNDDEGRALLRHLGFPFKEA
- a CDS encoding type Z 30S ribosomal protein S14; this translates as MAKKALIAKAARKPKFGVRAYTRCQRCGRPHSVYRKFGLCRVCLREMAHRGELPGVTKSSW
- the rplN gene encoding 50S ribosomal protein L14, whose amino-acid sequence is MIQQESRLRVADNTGAKEILCIRVLGGSGRRYAGIGDVIVATVKDAIPGGNVKKGDVVKAVIVRTVKERRRQDGSYIRFDENAAVILKNDGDPRGTRIFGPVGRELREKKFMKIISLAPEVL
- the rplX gene encoding 50S ribosomal protein L24, yielding MKIKKGDLVQVITGKDKGKQGKVILAIPTENRVLVEGVNRVKKHTKAGQTAGGSQTGGIVITEAPIHVSNVQLVVEKDGQKVVTRVGFRFDDEGNKIRVAKRTGEDI
- the rpsQ gene encoding 30S ribosomal protein S17; the protein is MSEKNVTETTDRGFRKTREGLVVSDKMDKTVVVAVEDRVKHALYGKVIRRTNKLKAHDEQNAAGVGDRVLIMETRPLSASKRWRIVEILEKAK